In Edaphobacter paludis, a single window of DNA contains:
- the lpxD gene encoding UDP-3-O-(3-hydroxymyristoyl)glucosamine N-acyltransferase yields MSEVADWVGVSSPAVDGEITAVSSIEAATLTSLVFAVDPAALAAAVASPAGVILAGQTLKGTEDSRVWRVADPRYAFAIVAKKLKGKGFEAGIHPSAVVGEGVEIGTGTSIGPGAVIGDAVRIGKDCNILARVTLYPKTVLGDRVVVQAGAVLGSTGFGYVRNAETGEYVVFPQQGSLHVEDDVEIGANSTIDRGALGETRIGRGTKIDNLVHIGHNCVIGKNVIIAAQTGISGSSVVEDGAILGGQVGIGEHATVGAGVILGGGAGVLSGKKMRGPGQVFWGRPARPLKEYLRDLARLRKG; encoded by the coding sequence ATGAGCGAAGTTGCTGATTGGGTTGGGGTGAGTTCTCCAGCTGTGGATGGGGAGATTACCGCAGTTTCGAGCATCGAGGCGGCGACTTTAACGTCGCTGGTGTTTGCGGTTGACCCTGCCGCACTGGCGGCTGCCGTGGCATCGCCGGCAGGTGTGATTCTGGCTGGTCAAACATTGAAGGGGACGGAGGATTCCCGGGTCTGGCGCGTGGCTGACCCCCGCTATGCTTTTGCTATCGTCGCAAAGAAATTGAAAGGGAAGGGGTTCGAGGCTGGCATTCATCCTTCGGCAGTGGTGGGTGAAGGGGTGGAGATTGGCACGGGAACCAGCATCGGTCCAGGGGCGGTGATTGGGGATGCCGTGCGCATCGGCAAAGACTGCAATATCCTGGCGCGGGTGACGCTCTATCCGAAGACGGTGCTGGGAGATCGCGTGGTGGTGCAGGCGGGTGCGGTACTGGGGTCAACAGGGTTTGGCTATGTGCGAAATGCGGAGACCGGCGAGTATGTGGTCTTTCCGCAACAGGGAAGTTTGCATGTTGAAGATGATGTTGAGATTGGTGCTAACTCGACCATCGATCGAGGAGCGCTGGGAGAGACGCGCATCGGCAGGGGTACAAAGATTGATAATCTGGTGCATATCGGCCATAACTGCGTGATTGGAAAGAATGTGATCATCGCGGCGCAGACCGGGATCTCTGGGTCGAGCGTGGTGGAGGACGGTGCGATTCTGGGCGGGCAGGTCGGGATCGGAGAACACGCGACCGTGGGAGCGGGAGTGATTCTGGGTGGAGGCGCAGGGGTATTGAGTGGGAAGAAGATGCGCGGGCCGGGACAGGTCTTCTGGGGGCGGCCGGCGCGGCCTTTGAAGGAGTATCTTCGAGATCTGGCGCGGTTACGGAAGGGTTGA